Part of the Woronichinia naegeliana WA131 genome, ATAGTGCAATAGAAATTGCAACAGGAGAATTTTTAGCTCTTTTAGATCACGATGATTTACTAACCTCTGATGCTCTTTATCAAGTCGCCTTAGAACTCAATAAATATCCTGATGCTGACATGATTTATTCTGATGAGGACAAAATTGATGAACGTGGTTGGCGAAAAGAACCATTTTTTAAACCTGATTGGTGTCCTGATAGTTTTTTGTCCAGAATGTACACTTGCCACTTAGGGATTTATCGTAAAAAGTTAGTGGAAGCAATTGACGGTTTTCGGATTGGATTTGAAGGCTCTCAGGATTATGACTTAGTATTAAGGTTGACAGAAAAGACGGATAAAATTTATCATATTTCTAAAATTCTTTATCACTGGCGTATTCATCAAAACTCAACAGCGAAGAGCATAGCAACAAAAAATTATGCAGTAAATATTGCTCAACAAGCTTTGGCGGAATCCCTGGAACGTAGAGGAGAAAGTGGTGATATTGTGCCAATCATTGGGGATCACCATATTATTCGCTATAGGATTAAAGAATATAAATTAGCTAGTATAATTATCCCAACTAAAAATTTAGGAGACACTTTAAACAGATGTCTTTCCTCAATTTTTATAAAAACGAATTATCCAAGCTTTGAAATTATCCTAGTAGATAACCAAACAACGGAGGAAAAGGCTCATGAGATCATAAATTATTGGAAAAAGACTGAACCTAATCGCCTTAAAGTTTTTAATTATGATCTGCCTTTCAATTTTTCTGAAATTAATAACTATGCTGTAAAGTTTGCACAGGGAGATTATCTTTTATTTCTGAATAATGATACGGAAGTGATTAATGATGACTGGCTAACGGCAATGGTTGAACAGTCCCAACGGCCTCAAATTGGTGCGGTGGGAGCATTACTGTTATTTCCTGATGATACCATTCAACACGCGGGGGTCATTGCAGGATTAGGAGGAGTTGCAGGTCATAGCCATAAGCATTTTAATGCAGGACATCATGGCTATTTTAAGCAAATTCAAACTATTAATAATTATCTTGCTGTCACAGGAGCCTGCTTAATGTGCCGAAAGGAAGTTTTTCAAGAAGTTAATGGATTTGAGGAATATCTATCTGTTGCCTATAATGATGTTGACTTTTGTTTCAAATTGATTGATAAAGGTTATCGAAATATTTATTTACCTCATGTCAAATTATATCATTATGAATCTAAAAGTAGAGGTTTTGATGATACCATAGAAAAACAAAAACGATTTAACCAAGAAATCGAATTTATGATGGTAAGATGGGGAGGATACATCGCCAATGATCCCTGCTACAGCCCTCATCTATCTAAAAAGTACGAAAATTTTTCCGTCAACTAATTTTGTTCACTAAGCGTTATTCTCGATTTAAAATATGAAAAAGATAGTGCGATTAGTACTCAGGGTACTCCGCAGAATATTTCTAGTAATTGACACTCAGTTCGATCATGAGCTTATCGCCTCTGATGTTCCTTTGTCTGGACAAATTAATCACTCAAAATGGCAGAACTATTTATATGAAATTGGAAATAAAGAAGGAATGAAAATTTTGGAGATAGGTAGTCGTGAAGTGACGGCAAAATCTAACGCCAGACAAAAATTTTCTAATTCTACTTATATCGGCTTTGACTATTACCCAGGTAATAATGTTGATGTAGTTGGAGATGTTCATAAGTTATCTTCTTATTTTAAGTTTGAGAGTGAACAAGATAAGTTTGATATTATTTACTCAAGTGCCTGTTTTGAGCATTTTGCCATGCCTTGGATAGTTGCAATTGAAATTTCAAAATCATTAAAAATTGGCGGTATTGTTTTTATTGAAACGCATTTTTCCTATGCTTCCCACGAACGACCATGGCATTTTTTCCAGTTCAGTGATATGGCGTTAAGAGTTTTGTTTTCTGAAGCTCTTGGATTTGAGTGCATGGAAGCAGGAATGTCCAATCCTATGATAGGACGTTTTTCTTCTCTTGCGGATGATTATCTAAAAAATAAACCAATTCCTCATTTATATTGCCATAGTGAATACCTTGGTAAGAAAACTAAAGAGGTAAAAGATTTTAATTGGAACCAAGTAAATTTACAGCAAGTTGTTGGTGAAACTCATTATCCCTTATCCTAGTTCAAGGGCTGAATGATATTCAGTCCCTACAGTTTGCAAAAATATTTTTACATTTTCCCAAAAAATAGAAAACCGCGATCGCCTACAATAAAACCAATCAAATAAAGAGAAATTATCCTGCTCAGAATTAGTATATTTTAATAAACCGCGATCGCTCCTTTTACTCCTCTCAACCTATGACAAAAAAAGCTGATATTGGTAGTAAACGGCTGATTAGCCTTGATCCGAATAACTGAGTAAATTGGATAACCGAATCCTCCGACCTAGTGGTTACAGAATTTCTCAATCCAGACTTCCAATGGATTAGCAAAGAAAGCGACGTATTAATAAAAGTCCAGAGCCAAAACGAAGGTGAATTATTAATCCTGAATGAACTACAAATTCGTTATCACTCAAAAATGCCCCAACGTATTCGAGCCTACGCAGCCCTAGCAGAAGAACGGTATAATTTGCCAGTTTATCCTGTCCTCATCAATATCCTACCGCGCTCCGCTAGTCAAAATATTCCCAATTGCTATCATTCTGAAATACGAGGAATTACCGCTCATCAAGACTATCGAGTCATTAACCTTTGGGAAGTTAACGCTAATTTAGTCTTTGAACGCCATCTGACCAGTCTTCTTCCTTTTGTCCCGATTTTAAAAGGAGGTAATGAACCGCTTGTTATCCGTCAAGCCTTACGAGAACTACAAAATGATGAAAATCTTAACGAATTAGAGCCACTGCTCTCCTTTTTTGCTAGTTTTGTTTTAGAGATACCCTTAATTCAACAAATAATGAGGTGGGACATGACCGTACTGCGCCAATCACCCTGGTACGAAGAAATTCTCAAAGAAGGCTCTCAACAGGGACTTCAACAGGGACTTCAACAGGGACTTCAACAGGGAGAATTAATTATTATCCTTAAACTATTAAATAATCGTTTGGGTTCCCTTCCCTCCGATATTCAACAACAAATCACTAACTTATCAACATCACAACTAGAAAAATTAAGTGATCAAATTTTGCATTTTACCAACCAAAATGAACTTAAACAATGGCTCATCCATGAAAATTAGTTGGGTCTTAATGGGTAACTATCAAAATTGCTTTTAATTCTCCTTTTAAAACTGAGCTTTAGAAGAACTTGCGATCGCCTACAATAAAACTAATCAGACTACAGGAAATCAATAATGGCAACAACAGCAGATGAAGTGGGCAACTCCTAGGGGAACTAATCCAATCCCAAAAAGAAACCGATCGCTATTAAAATCCAATATGAAACTAGAATGGTTTTATGATAAAACAAGTCACCAATGAGTTATTAGATCAAATCACGCACAAACTAGTTGCAACCCTGAATCCAGAGCAAATTATATTGTTTGGCTCTCACGCTTATGGCGAACCTAATGAAGATAGTGACATTGACTTACTGGTGATCGTGTCCCAGTCTAATGAACCTCGTTATCGGCGATCACGCCTAGCATATAAAGCATTGCGTGGCATTTGCGTACCTACTGATGTGATTATAATGACGCGAGAGGAGGTTAAAAGGAAGGTAAATGTACGGAGTTCCCTAATAAGTCGAGTCATTCATGATGGGAGAGTTCTCTATGGATGATGCACATTATCATGAAATCCAGCAGTGGTTGTTAAAAAGTCAGAGAGATTTAGAGGCGGCTAAAGTATTGTTTGAGCATGGGCTTTTTGACGTTGTTGTTTATCATTGTCAACAGTCTGCTGAGAAAGCTTTAAAGGCTTATTTGGTGTATCAAGAAGTCATCTTACAAAAAACGCATAATCTTGTTGTTTTGTTGGAAAGTTGTCTTGCTTTTGATATTAACTTTGAGATATTGCGCGACTCAGCAGAAATTTTAACACCATACGCGACTGAGTTCCGCTATCCAGGTGACACTATCGAGCCAGAGAAATATGAAGCCGAAGAAGCTTTGGCGATCGCCAGTTTAGTACTCGATTTTGTAGTTAAATTATTACCTAACAGTTAGTGAGGGATGATAGGCATGGATAAAGAAAATGCTTATACTAATACATTAACCGAAATCATACTTATATTGAAACTCGGCTTTCCAAAAATCCCTTTTATATTACACTTTCAGTTTTACACCGCCTTAGAACTCTTATTAAAAAACTTATTAAAATCATTCTCTTTGAACCAGATCAAAAACCCCTTAAACTCTGGGCATCCTGCTTAGGTTTTATTCACGGATTAATTGGTAAGCTAGGTAAAACTTGGCTTCCTTGAATAGATTTGGTGATCGCCTGCAATAAAACTAATCAGACTACAAGAAATCAACAATGGCAACAACAGCAGATGAAGTCTGGCAACTATTAGGAGAACTCATCCAATCCCAAAAAGAAACTGATCGCCGTTTTCAGGAGACAGAACGTCTTCTCCAAGAACAGTCTCAGGAAAGCGATCGCCGTTTCCGAGAAACAGAACGACTAATCAAAGAACAAAACAAACGAGTTGATGAACAATTAGGTAAACTAGGCAATCGTTTGGGAGAATTTGTGGAATGGCAAGTTAGACCTGCGGCGGTTCGTCTCTTCCAGGAACGAGGCATTGATGTCACCGAATTATCTTCTGACCTTTCCGTACAGAGGGGAGATGAGGGTCTTGAAATTGATCTTTTAGTTGTCAATGGATCGGAGGCGATCGCAATCGAAGTTAAAAGTAAACTAACTCAAGCTGATGTAGATGAACATCTAGAAAGACTCGATAAATTCAAAAGACTTTTACCTCGCTATCAAAGTTTAAAGATTTTAGGAGCAGTGGCGGCAATGGTCACACCGAAAGAAGTGGCTAGTTATGCCTATCGTCAGGGCTTATTTGTGATTGCTCAATCGGGAGATAATTTAGTAATTCTTAACGACCAGAAATTTAAACCCAAAGCTTGGTAGAAACAATTTAGCGATCGCCTACAATAAAACTAATCAGACTAAGTAAGTGGGCTTAATTAATTGTTAGATAGTAGAACAGGCTTCTAGCCTGTGGACGGGCAGGATGCCCATCCCACGTTTTATATTTAATTGTAACCAGCTGCTTATAGCAATCGGGAGATAATTTAGTAATTCTTAACGATCCAAAATTTAAACCTAAAACTTGGTAGAGACGATTTGGCGATCGCCTACAATAAAACTAATCAAACTAAGTAAGTGGGCTTAATTAATTGTTAGATAGTAGAACAGGCTTCTAGCCTGTGGACGGGCAGGATGCCCATCCCACGTTTTATATTTAAATTGTAACCAGCTACTTATAGCAATCGGGAGATAATTTAGTAATTCTTAACGATCCAAAATTTAAACCTAAAACTTGGTAGAGATAATTTAGTGATCGCCTACAATAAAAATAATCAGACTAGAGGAAATCAACGATGGCAACAACCGCAGATGAAGTCTGGCAACTATTGGGAGAACTTATTCAATCCCAAAAAGAGACAGAAAAGTTATTCAAAGAACAGTCTCAGGAAAGCGATCGCCGTTTCCGAGAAACAGAACGACTAATCAAAGAACAAAACAAACGAGTTGATGAGCAATTAGGTAAACTAGGCAATCGTTTGGGAGAATTTGTGGAATGGCAAGTTAGACCTGCGGCGGTTCGTCTCTTCCAGGAACGAGGCATTGATGTCACCGAATTATCTTCTGACCTTTCCGTACAGAGGAGAGATGAGGGTCTTGAAATTGATCTTTTAGTTGTCAATGGATCGGAGGCGATCGCGATCGAAGTTAAAAGTAAACTAACTCAAGCTGATGTAGATGAACACCTAGAAAGACTCGATAAATTCAAAAGACTTTTACCTCGCTATCAAAGTTTAAAGATTTTAGGAGCAGTGGCGGCAATGGTCACACCGAAAGAAGTGGCTAGTTATGCCTATCGTCAGGGCTTATTTGTGATTGCTCAATCGGGAGATAATTTAGTAATTCTTAACGACCAGAAATTTAAACCCAAAGCTTGGTAGAGACAATTTAGCGATCGCCGACAATCAAACCAATCAAACAAAGAGAAATTATCATATTCAGAATTAGTATATTTAAATAGACTGCGATCGCCATTTTTGCCCCTCTCAACCTATGACAAAAAAAGCTGATATTGGTAGTAAACGGCTGATTAGCCTTGATCCGAATAACTGGGTAAGTTGGATAACCGAATCCTCCGACCTAGTGATTACAGAATTTCTCAATCCAGACTTCCAATGGATTAGCAAAGAAAGCGACGTATTAATAAAAGTCCAGAGCCAAAACGAAGGTGAATTATTAATCCTGAATGAACTACAAATTCGTTATCACTCAAAAATGCCCCAACGTATTCGAGCCTACGCAGCCCTAGCAGAAGAACGGTATAATTTGCCAGTTTATCCCGTCCTCATCAATATCCTACCGCGCTCCGCTAGTCAAAATATTCCCAATTGCTATCATTCTGAAATACGAGGAATTACCGCTCATCAAGACTATCGAGTCATTAACCTCTGGGAAGTAAACGCTAATTTAGTCTTTGAACGCCATCTGACCAGTCTTCTTCCTTTTGTCCCGATTTTAAAACCCACATTCCGTACATAAAAAAAGAACAAAGAAAATAAGAAAAGTCATTATGACAAAAGATAATACTGACAAGTAGTAGCCCCAAAAAAGCGCAAAATCCTCTCTCGCTCAAGCGTTAGATTGATTATTTGGGGACAATTATCCAGTACAACCCAATGAACTCCTCTCAACATCTGAAAAATCCAACGCAGTGTCGGACGCTGAGTCGGCTTTCCCAACTGATTAGGCACAGTCTCCTCCTGCTCTGCCAGAGCCAGTCTCAGTTTACGTTGTCCCAAGCTGTACACCAGTAAACACAACACCATGATGAAACTCAATGCCATAATCCGCTCAGGGGTTTTGAGAAAAACACTGGACGCCA contains:
- a CDS encoding glycosyltransferase: MAETIPFLKYDPLISVIMPVYNSPLSYLEAAIESVINQIYPNWELCIADDASTNPEIRTVLEKYAQQDSRIKTVYRTTNGHISACSNSAIEIATGEFLALLDHDDLLTSDALYQVALELNKYPDADMIYSDEDKIDERGWRKEPFFKPDWCPDSFLSRMYTCHLGIYRKKLVEAIDGFRIGFEGSQDYDLVLRLTEKTDKIYHISKILYHWRIHQNSTAKSIATKNYAVNIAQQALAESLERRGESGDIVPIIGDHHIIRYRIKEYKLASIIIPTKNLGDTLNRCLSSIFIKTNYPSFEIILVDNQTTEEKAHEIINYWKKTEPNRLKVFNYDLPFNFSEINNYAVKFAQGDYLLFLNNDTEVINDDWLTAMVEQSQRPQIGAVGALLLFPDDTIQHAGVIAGLGGVAGHSHKHFNAGHHGYFKQIQTINNYLAVTGACLMCRKEVFQEVNGFEEYLSVAYNDVDFCFKLIDKGYRNIYLPHVKLYHYESKSRGFDDTIEKQKRFNQEIEFMMVRWGGYIANDPCYSPHLSKKYENFSVN
- a CDS encoding class I SAM-dependent methyltransferase gives rise to the protein MKKIVRLVLRVLRRIFLVIDTQFDHELIASDVPLSGQINHSKWQNYLYEIGNKEGMKILEIGSREVTAKSNARQKFSNSTYIGFDYYPGNNVDVVGDVHKLSSYFKFESEQDKFDIIYSSACFEHFAMPWIVAIEISKSLKIGGIVFIETHFSYASHERPWHFFQFSDMALRVLFSEALGFECMEAGMSNPMIGRFSSLADDYLKNKPIPHLYCHSEYLGKKTKEVKDFNWNQVNLQQVVGETHYPLS
- a CDS encoding DUF4351 domain-containing protein is translated as MVTEFLNPDFQWISKESDVLIKVQSQNEGELLILNELQIRYHSKMPQRIRAYAALAEERYNLPVYPVLINILPRSASQNIPNCYHSEIRGITAHQDYRVINLWEVNANLVFERHLTSLLPFVPILKGGNEPLVIRQALRELQNDENLNELEPLLSFFASFVLEIPLIQQIMRWDMTVLRQSPWYEEILKEGSQQGLQQGLQQGLQQGELIIILKLLNNRLGSLPSDIQQQITNLSTSQLEKLSDQILHFTNQNELKQWLIHEN
- a CDS encoding nucleotidyltransferase domain-containing protein: MIKQVTNELLDQITHKLVATLNPEQIILFGSHAYGEPNEDSDIDLLVIVSQSNEPRYRRSRLAYKALRGICVPTDVIIMTREEVKRKVNVRSSLISRVIHDGRVLYG
- a CDS encoding HEPN domain-containing protein, which encodes MDDAHYHEIQQWLLKSQRDLEAAKVLFEHGLFDVVVYHCQQSAEKALKAYLVYQEVILQKTHNLVVLLESCLAFDINFEILRDSAEILTPYATEFRYPGDTIEPEKYEAEEALAIASLVLDFVVKLLPNS